The following proteins are co-located in the Telopea speciosissima isolate NSW1024214 ecotype Mountain lineage chromosome 9, Tspe_v1, whole genome shotgun sequence genome:
- the LOC122640584 gene encoding transcription factor bHLH30-like has protein sequence MDSFSWNSCDAYATDCPRLFDRFSQSQNTDLRTLIGGGGSSSLVLDSEKGELVKAPARLGQKTIPETKAIAALKSHSEAERRRRERINAHLATLRKLVPCTEKMDKAALLAEVISNVKELKRNAIEASKGFIIPMDVNEVRVEPHEDGSSGGPFSIRATLCCDHRPKLFSDLRQALEALHLKTMRAEISTLGSRVKNVFVMTSRIEGSADNTEVRHFLASSVRQALRNVLDRASAASPEFSPGITLPNKRRRLSLDDSLTSCS, from the exons ATGGATTCGTTCTCCTGGAACTCATGCGATGCTTATGCGACCGATTGTCCGAGATTGTTCGATAGGTTCTCACAGTCACAGAACACTGATTTGCGAACCTTGATTGGTGGAGGTGGGTCGTCTTCGTTGGTTTTGGACAGTGAGAAAGGAGAGCTTGTAAAGGCTCCAGCTAGATTAGGACAGAAGACTATACCTGAAACAAAGGCTATTGCGGCTTTGAAGAGCCACAGCGAAGCAGAAAGAAGGCGTAGAGAGAGGATTAATGCTCATCTCGCTACGCTCCGGAAGCTTGTTCCCTGTACAGAGAAG ATGGACAAGGCTGCATTGCTTGCAGAAGTAATCAGTAATGTTAAGGAGCTGAAGCGAAATGCCATTGAAGCTAGTAAGGGTTTTATCATCCCAATGGACGTCAATGAGGTGAGAGTTGAACCTCATGAAGATGGATCATCAGGAGGCCCTTTTTCTATCAGGGCAACTCTATGTTGTGATCATCGTCCGAAGCTGTTCTCTGATCTGAGACAGGCACTTGAGGCTCTCCATCTGAAGACTATGAGGGCGGAGATCTCGACCTTGGGAAGCAGAGTGAAGAATGTCTTTGTAATGACTAGCCGAATAGAAGGGAGTGCTGACAATACTGAAGTGCGGCACTTCCTTGCAAGTTCTGTTCGGCAGGCCCTGAGGAATGTCCTTGACAGGGCTTCTGCTGCCTCACCAGAATTCTCACCAGGTATTACGCTTCCAAACAAGAGGCGGAGGCTTTCACTTGATGATTCTTTAACCTCATGTTCATGA